One segment of Strix aluco isolate bStrAlu1 chromosome 4, bStrAlu1.hap1, whole genome shotgun sequence DNA contains the following:
- the LOC141922118 gene encoding uncharacterized protein LOC141922118 isoform X2 — protein MNMSQQGAAAATKTNQILGCICRSITPGMQDVIIPLYSVLVRPHLQYCVQFWSPEFKKDMNRLKRVQRTAMKMIKGLENLLDEERLKEKRKRLRGDLITVFQYIKGGSKEERGSLFTRSPVEQTRGHGYKLHQERFHLNVREIFYSENNYSMEQPPQGHGGVPVAGGFQHVAGQGAGESHLGSLSHERLEQTIFCGPFQPGLLCDSVMICKLFKSWIPSLFCQANDDES, from the coding sequence atgaacatgagtcagcagggtgctgctgcagcaacaaagaCAAATCaaatcctgggctgcatctgcaggaGCATTACTCCTGGGATGCAAGAtgtgatcatcccactctactcagtgcttgtcaggccacacctgcagtattgtgtccagttctggtccccagaatttaaaaaagacaTGAACAGACTGAAGAGGGTCCAAAGGacagccatgaagatgatcaaagggctggagaacctgctggatgaggaaagactgaaggagaagagaaaaaggctcaggggggacctcatcacagtattccagtacatAAAGGGTGGCTCCAAGGAGGAgagaggctctctcttcacaaggagcccTGTGGAGCAGACAAGGGGTcatgggtacaagttgcaccaggagaggtttcatctcaatGTGAGAGAAATTTTTTATAGTGAGAACAATTATTCAATGGAACAACCaccccagggacatggtggagTCCCTGTCGCTGGAGGTTTTCAACATgtggctggacagggtgctggagaatctcatctaggctccctttcccatgaaaggttggagCAGACGATCTTttgtggtcccttccaacctgggctgctctgtgattctgtgatgatttgTAAGCTGTTCAAGTCTTGGATCCCCTCCCTGTTTTGCCAGGCAAATGATGATGAATCTTAA